CAGCGCAGCGACCTCGCGGTCGAACCCCGCAGCATCTCGCGCACGGAGCTTTACCTTGAGCGCCTTGAAACCAAGCGCTTTCAATGCGGCGGCGCGAACCGGCAAGTCATCCGTGGCCGCATCCAAGAGCGCATTGCACGGCACTTGTTCGTGCCCCGAAAAGGATGACAAACACGCAGCGAGCGAAAGCTCGAGTCGTTGAGCGACCGCATCCAAGAGGGCCGTTTCGAGTGCAAATCGTGCAGTTCTCCAACGCCCCAAGAACGCCTCCGCGGGTTTTAGCGCGTGCGAAACCGCTTCGAGCGGCGGAAGCTCTTCCAAATCAAGTCGTCCAAGCTCGGGCAGCGCATTGCCAATCGCCGTGGCCATGTTCGCCACGACATCCGCAAATTCCGCGGGCCACGGCGTAGCTTCGCCAATGCCGAGCGTTTTCCTCTCGTCTCGAATTCCTACGCGCACATACGGTCTGTCGCCGACGAACGAGGGGATCGCTGCGCCACCTCGAATCTGCACTTTTCAAGCTCCTCGCGGCGAAAGCACCAGCCCAACGGAAAGCAGCACGCCGTACACGAGCAAGAGCATGGCGGTTTGTCCCAGAACAGCGTTGAGCGGTCGTCCTTCCTTCGTCGCAAGCGCAATCGCGAGATGCACCGCGAGCGGCACAGTCATCAGCGGCAAAAGCACCCAAAGACCTGCGTTCGTCAGGACAATCGCCAACACGGGAACGGCATACGCCACGACAAACAGCCCCACGTACTCGATGATTCCCCCACGTTTTCCCAGACGAACCGCAAGCGTCCGCTTGCCTGCCTTCACATCCGTCTCGCGATCGCGGACGTTGTTCACGACGAGAATCGCCGTCGCAATCGCTCCGACCGCGGACGCTGCAAGCCATGCGAGGAGCGGAATCGAGTTTGCCTGGACGAACACCGTGCCGCACACGGCGACAAGCCCGAAAAAGACAAAAACGAACACATCGCCAAGACCGTGATAACCGAGCGGATACGGGCCGCCGGTGTACGCGACGCCGCTGAGCATCGACGCAATGCCAATGACAACGATTGGCCAACCACCGACCCACACCAAGTACGCACCGGGAATCAGCGTGAGCGCGAGGGTCGTCACGAGCGCCGCGCGCATCTGACGCGCCGTCAAAAGCCCCGACGCCGTCGCGCGCGTCGGCCCGAGCCGATCCTCCGTGTCCGCGCCTTTTTCATGGTCGAACACGTCGTTCGCAAAGTTCGTCGCAATCTGAATCAGCATCGCGCCGACAAGCGCCGCGAGCGCCGGAAGCAATCGGAAACCGCCCACCGCATGCGCGACTGCGCTCCCAACGAGCACCGGTACGATCGCCGCCGTGAGCGTTGCCGGTCGCGACGCAAGAATCCACGCCCGGAGCGATCCCGCACGCACCTCGGTCATCGCGACACCTCCTCACACAAGAAACGAAGCCTCTCCGCGACTTCCGCGCGAAACCGAGCTGCCCGCGCAGTGCCGTCTTCCGGCGGCACCACCGCCTCGATCAGCGTCGCTCCCGGCTTTCGCAATGCCTCGTCGAAGGACTGAACGAACGTTTCGTGATTGTCTGTCTGGACGAACCCGATTCCAAACGCGGCCGCCGCGTGCCCGAGATCAACCGCTTCGTGCATCGTGAAGTACTTATCGAAACGCTCCCGATCGACAGCGTGCACGACGGGCAATCGCTCGAAGATTCGCCCGCCTTGGTTTTGCACGACGACGATGACCAGCGGCCCGGGCACGTGCCGCGCGAGCACCAAACTCGAAAGGTCGTGCAGCATGCTCGTATCACCCAGAAGCAGCACCACGGGCCGATTGGCAACGCTCGCCGCACCGGAAGCTCCGGCAACGAGCCCATCGATTCCGCTGACGCCACGTTGATGCAGCACATCGAGGCGCGTTTGCCGGGCGGGTGCCCACAAGTCCACGTCGCGCACGGGCAAACTATTTCCTACCGCGAGCAAGGCCCCTTCTGGACATCGTGAAACAACCGTTCGCGCAACGAGTGCTTCGGTCAGCGAAGGGCCTCCCGCGTGTTTTTCCGCGAATGACCACACCAATGCGTTTGCGCGCCGGAAAGCAGACGCCCACCGAGGATCCGGGGCGACCGTATGCGATAACAAACGATCGGTTACAGCTCGACAAACTTCGGCGGGATCTGCGAGCACGAGCGCCGTAGCGTCTTGTGCGGGATCGTTCCAGCCGTGAGCGGCAATGACAAACCTTGGAGCAGCCGCGTGCTGTTCGACGTATGCGGCATAGTTGCTCGACGTGGGAGGAGCACCAAGCTCGAGAATCAGATCGGTCTCGAGCGCCTTGCACAACGGTGGATCGCGCAGGATCGCATCGAATGCCGGACACTCTACGACGTTGGGGTCGGTCTTTCCAAACCGCGCCTGGCTCGTGGTTTCCGCAAGCAGGACAAACCCTGTCGCTCGCGCAAGAGCCACCGCCGCATCACGCAATGGTTCGTTCGGACGATCGAGCTTCGCGGGTCCACAAACGATGAGACCTCGACGCGCCCGCGACGCATGTTCGACCAACGTGTCGATGGCCTCGGGAGACGGCGCCACTTTTGGCATGAACACCCGCGTCTTCCCACGCGCCACATTCGCACCGAACCTCGTCGCCGAATGCGGCCATGGTTTCGTCGGTTCGAGCGGTTTGCGAAGACGAACGTTGACGTGTACGGGGCCCGGCGTAGGCGAAAGTGTTCCCGAAACCGCCTGCGCAGCGACTCGAGCCGCAACACCATCCTTCAGCGATGCCTCATGCAGGCCAAGCTCCAAGAAAGCTCGCACATGCACGCCAAAAAGCGCGTGTTGATCCGTCGTCTGCGGCGCTGCGACACCGACGAGATCCCACGGACGATCCGCCGTCAGCACGAGCAGTGGGATGTGGCTTTGCGACGCTTCGATGATCGCCGGAAGAAAGTGCGCTCCGGCGGTACCCGACGTGCAAAGCACAGCGCTCGGACGACCCTTCACTCGAGCTTGACCCAGCGCAAAAAAGGCGGCAGCGCGTTCGTCCACCGCAACGTGACGAACGAAGCCCTCGGTCGTGTCGGCAGCAAGCGCGAGCGGCGTAGAGCGCGATCCTGGACAAACCACGACGTCACGCACACCTGCAAACGCAAGCGTTTCCATGAACGTTTCGATCCAAGCGAATTGATCGCGGCTCATGGGACGATCCCGAGCGCCGCGAGCATGGGCGCTTCTTTCGCGCGCGTTTCCGCGTATTCCGCAGGTGGATCGGATGCTTCGACGATGCCCGCGCCTGCGTACAGAAACGCATCACGTTTGCCCACGAGCCCTGCACGAATAGCCACGGCAAACTCGCCGTCGCCCGCGGCATCGAAATATCCAACGGCTCCCGTGTACCAACCTCGCGACGTCGGCTCATGTTCGGCAATCCACGCCGTTGCGCGGTCGCGCGGCGTGCCAGCTACGGCGGGCGTCGGGTGCAGCGCTTCGACGAGCGACAGCACATGGGTTCCATTGCGTAAAACCCCACGCATGGGCGTCCACAAATGGTGGACGTTGCGCAGCGTGCGAATGCGAGGTTCTTCCGGAACATCGAGCGACGAACATCGAGCAGCCAGAACCGCAGCAATCGATTCGACGACCAGTGCGTGTTCACGCCGATCCTTCGAGCTCGAAAGAAGCGCGCGTACGATGGTTGCGTCATCCGCACCGCGCCTCGCAGTTCCTGCAAGCGCATCGCTATCGACATGACGCCCATGCCGCGCAACGAGCCGCTCGGGCGAGGCCCCGACAAACACTCGCTCGCCCCGCTGAATCGCAAATCGCGTGGTATCCGGATATGCCTCGTCCAAACGTTGAAGTACCACTGCTGCATCGATCGGTTCGTCGAACGTCACGCGACTCGATGCAACCGCCACGATCTTGTCCGTCGCACGCGTGTGAATGCACGCGATGGCGTCGGCCACCAGCGCACAAAAAGCGTCTCGATCGGCGACATCCAAACGCGCCACGACGCTTGGCACATCCGACGCTCGAGCCCGTTGGCGAAGCTGCTCTGCGCCTTTCATGGCTGCTTCCAGCGTCTCGAGCTCTCCGAGAACGACTCGCCTGTCCAACTCGATGCGCTCGGCCCGCACGCACAACCAAAGCCAAGCCTCGGTACCTCGACAAACGTAAAGCCATCGCGGTAGCGAAAAACTCGCATCGGCAAACGCAGACCAAGGCTCTCGCTCGGCATTCGGTCGGAAAGACAAACCTCCCAAGAAGAACGGTCCAGGCGCCTTGGATGCCTCACGCGTACGTTCTTCGCGTAGCGTTTCAAATACCCGGCGCGTGCCGTCTGCCGCTTGCGCAATTCGCTCCGGCCCATGACCATCGATACGCGTAGCCTCGCCAAACCCCACGAGCGCCAACGGCGTTTCGCCGGTGCGTGGTGATCCGTGCCAAAACGACACCGAAAGCTCACCCGAGCACGCAGCGACGAGTCGAGTCGGCGGCACGTACGGCGCCGCGACGGCAATCGCCAGGACATCATCGGCTCCCGCGGTGCTTTGCGACAAACGCTCGATGGCCTGAGCGACGAGCTCGATCACGACGCCTCCGGACGGCGCGCCGCTCCTCGCTTGGGCGTGCCCACGTAAAGGTGCGCCACGCCAAACGTGAGCGCCGACATTTCGAGCACGGTCAAACCCGCATCCTCCATCATCTGCGCAAATTCGTCAGCCGGAGGAAATGCAGCAATCGATTTCTGGAGATAACGATATTCCTTTGCGCCCGAAAGAAATCCCCCGACGCGCGGAACGATCTCGTGCACGTACGTCCGCGCGAGCACGCCGAGCATGCCGCCTCGAGGTTCCGACAATTCCAACACGGCGACTCGACCACCAAGGCGCGTCACGCGAGCGATCTCGCGCAGCGCCTTCGCTCGATCCGGCACGTTTCGAATGCCAAACGCAATGGTCACTCCGTCGAACGTTTCGTCTTCGAACGAAAGCGATTGCGCATCGCCTTCCTGAAGCTCGATTCGTCCCGATAGCCCAGCCGCGTCCACCTTGCGAATGCCTTCCGCCAGCATGTTTTTCGACGGATCGACACCAACGACCGTTACGTCGGAATGCGTCTGTGCAATCGCAATCGCAAGATCCCCGGTCCCTGTAGCAAGGTCGAGAACCTTGGCGTTCGGTTCGAGCGCAAGGGCGGCGACGGCCTTGCGACGCCAGCCTTGATCCATTCCAAGCGACAAAATGCGGTTCAACGTGTCGTAACGTGCCGCAATGGCATCGAACATCGCACCGCTACCAAGGTTTGTCGGGGCATGTTCGGGTTTGTCTGCACTGTTCATGGCGAACCCTCCGAGTGTCGTCCGTTCGTTGCCGATCGCAGCGGTTGCTCATTTGGTTCGAGCGCACGCTTGCGCTCATGCAGGCGCATGTGCCCAAGCTGAATTCCCTCCCCTGCAAGCGCTCGAAGTGCGGCCAAATTCGACGCGAGCCCAACCGACGCCATCACGATCGCCAGCTCTCCGGACGAGTTGACCCGGATCATGTCGAACGCGGCACGAACACCAGGATGTGCCTGCGACAAACCACCGACCGTGCCAACCGCGAGCGGCAATTCAGCGCTTCCGACGAGACCATCCGACGTACGTTTCCACGTGCTGATCGGTCGATACGTTCCGCTCGTCGCGGCATACGCGTGTGCTCCGGCTTCGATGGCGCGAAAGTCTTGACCCAGCGCGAGCGCAACGGCGTCGACACCATTCATGAAGCCCTTGTTGTGCGTGGCGGCGCGAAAAACATCGAGCTCGGCAAACCGACTCGCTCGCATGATTCCCATCGCAAGCTCCGCACCTCCAACGTCTTCGTCACGCACGGACACGCGCACGCGCACGAGACGACGCAGCGGCAGGTTTGTCAGGATGCGCAAACCCATCCTTCCGCCCGCGAGATCCTGCACGCCGGGCGCCATCGCCTCGGCGACCGAATCGACGGTATTGGCACCCATGCAATCGCCGACGTCGACGTGCACGTGAACCACGAGAATGCCGAGCGCTTCATCGAGCACACGCACCTCGAGATCTCGAACTCCGCCACCTCGAGCCACCATGCGCGGAATCGCTTCGTCACCCATCGCAAAGAGGCGTGCTTTCGCTTCGAGAATGCGAGCTGCAGCAGCGTATGGTTCGGGGACGTCGTCGAGCTGAATTTGCGCCGTCATGATGGGCGGATCGGCTTCTCCGACAAACCCTCCCGAATGACGCGTCATGCGCGCTGCATTCGACGCTGCGGCGACGACGCTCGGTTCTTCCGTCGCCATGGGGACCAGGACGTCGCGACCGTTGATCAAAAAGTTCAGGCCCAATCCAAGCGGCAACGCGTGCGTCGAAATGACGTTTTCACTCAAGCGATCCGCCAGCTCGACATCGATGCTCCCACCACGTGCAAGATGTTCGCTCGACGTCGCATCGAGAAGCTCCATCTCGCGCAGCTTGGACAAACGTGCCTCTGGTGAATGACGGTAAAACCCACTGATTCGGCTGGAAATAATCGGTTCCATCATCGCACCACCGTTTGTCCTAGCTCGCGGACCATCGCTCCGAGCTCGGCAAGAGGTATCGCCTGTGGTCCATCGGAAAGTGCTCGTCCTGGGTCGGGATGCGTCTCGATCATCAGCCCTGCAGCTCCCGCGGCGAGCGCAGCGCGCCCGAGCGGAAGCACGAGATCGCGCCGCCCCGCTCCGTGAGATGGATCGACGATCACCGGCAATCGATGCACGTGACGCAGAATCGCCACGGCCCCTAGGTCGAGCAGATTGCGCGTCGAATCATCGAATCCGCGAATTCCACGCTCGCAAAAGATCACGCCTTTGGTGCCATGCGCGAGCAGGTACTCGCCCGCGAGAAGCCACTCGTCGATGGTCGAGGACATGCCGCGCTTGAGCAGAACGGGTTTGCCCGTTTTCCCGATCGCCTTGAGCAGCGAGAAGTTCTGCATGTTGCGCGAGCCGATTTGCACGAGATCTGCATACTCGGCGACGGCAGATACGTGGCCTTCGCCAAGCGCTTCGGTGACGACGAGCAGCCCGTTTGCATCGGCGGCGCGACGAACCCATTCGAGTGCCTTGTCGCCATGCCCCTGGAACGAATAGGGACTCGTGCGCGGCTTCCACGCGCCTCCGCGAATGAACGACACGCCACTACCCGCGAGAACGGCTGCCGTTTCGCGCACCTGGTCTTCGGACTCGAGGCTGCATGGCCCGCACATGAAGATCGGTTGTGACAAACCGATTCGCACGCCGCGCACATCGACGACCGGTCCTTGCGCCGACACGAGCGGATGCGCGGGCGCCGGCGCTGTTACTTCGAGCACGCCGTCGATCCTCGCCAGATCCATGGGATCAGCCGGCTGCGAATGCGGCGCGATCACGTAATGCACCGAGCCTCCGGAGGTGCCTCGTTCCACACGTGAAACCCAAAGCCCTCGGCACGTGAGCTCCCGTAGAACACCGGACGCATCCGCGTCGCTTCTCAATGACACGATCATGGCGGCCTACCTCCTCCGCTCCGGCGTCGCGCGTGCAACGGCAACGAGCGCAGTTTTGGCAATCCCCTCCGGGACGACTTCGAGCGCCGAAATGGCTTCGTGGCACAGCCGGCGCGCAAGCTCGACCGATTCTTCGATGACGCCAGACGAGCGCAGCACCGTTGCGATTCGTGCTCCGAGCTCGGGTGCGACATCGCCTCCCGCACATGCAACTTCGAGCATTGGAGCGAGATCCGGACGTCGCTCGAGCGCGCGCAACATCGGGTACGTCATCTTTCCTTCGGCAAGATCCGCAAGCAGCGTCTTGCCCGTCGTTTCAGCGTCTCCCGCGACATCGAGCACGTCATCGACGACCTGAAACGCAACGCCGACCTTTCGACCGTAATCGACGAGCGCATCACGTGCAGCGTCGGAAACTCCGCCTGCAACGGCGCCGGCAAACATTGCCCAACGGAACAGCGATGCGGTCTTTCCTTCGATGATTTGGAAATATTCGTTCACGTTCGTATCGAGTTTGCCTCGACGTTCGAGCTGCATCGATTCAGCGATGACCATCTCGCGCACGACGTCGAGCATGCGACCGAGCACGTCGGCATTGCCAACACGCTGGATGTCCCGAAGCGCTTCGACGAGGAGCCAATCGCCACCGAAGATGCTCGCCGCATTGCCGTAGATCATGCGCGCCGCTTCTGCACCGCGCCTGCGCACGCCCAAATCCACGACGTCGTCGTGAAGGAGCGTCGCGTTGTGCACGAGCTCGACGGCTACCGCATACGTGCGCGCGGCGTCCGTGAACCCGCGTCCAACGTGCGCCGCAAGCGCGACGCAAATGGGGCGAATGCGCTTTCCATCCTGCGCGAGCAGATGACGAACGCTCGCTTCGGCACGCGTTTTTCCTCCTGCACCGACAGCCGCAATCGCACGATCGACCTCGTCGAGATCGCCAGCAAGGAACGCGCGCAAATCTGCCAATCGATGAGCGAGGGGATCGATTCCATGATCGACACATCCCCGCTCGAGGCTTCCCACGACGTCGTGGGAAGGCGGAGCGACGCGTTTGATGGGGTATGTTGCAATCGACATACGTTCTCCCGTCGGCAGGGGACTCGTCCCAACCGAACCGAATGCTTGGACCTCAAAAAACTTCTCAGGCGCGACGCTTGCGCACGACGCGAAGTGGGAATCGAATGAGATCCCCAAAAGGCGCGAAATCCACCTGTCTCGACCGAATGAATCCGTCGAGCGCGACCTCTGCCGTGATGACGAACGCGAGCAGTCGCCGAACTCGATCGGCTCGCAAATCGTTTGCGCCTGAACGACTACGTGCTTCGAGCAGATCCACCGCGCGTTCGAGCCGTGAGCGCACAGATTCGGCGAGAAGCCGTTCACGCTCGGAGAAGACTTTGGAAATCATTTTCCAAAAGTCCGTCTCAGCCTCGAAAAATTCCCTACGCTCACCGGGCTTGAACACGCGCCGCACGACGCCCCACCGCTGAAGCTCGGTGAGAGACATGCTCACGGCGCCGGCGGACAAGCTCAAACGTTCGCCGATGGTCGCCGCGGGCAGTGGTTCCCCTGCGATGAAGAGGATGGTCCACACGCGACCGAGCACGCGACGAAATCCCCAGTGCTCGATGACGTCGCCAATGGCGTCGGCGGCAAGCAGCTCGGCTTCGTCTTCCCCGGTCACGCTGGTCTCACGCTCGGTCATGTCTCGCTGAACTTTCAAAATATTTTGAAAGTACAAGTAGCCGCGAAAGCACAGAGGGTCAAGACGCGACCCCGCGAATTTGCACAGAAAAATTTGCGCGATGATCCGACGCGATGCGGCGTGGAGAGTGGGTTGGGATGAGGCGTGCGCGTGAGGCGCTACTTCTGGAGGTCTGCGCGCAGAGAACGGTGATGGCGCCAAATCTCTTCGGGGATGCGGCCCTCGAACGAGTTGAAGAACGCTTCCTGATCGGCAAGGTCGTCGAGCCACTCGGCGCGATCGATCGCGAACAGTTCGTCCATGGCTCCCGCGGACAAACTCA
Above is a genomic segment from Polyangiaceae bacterium containing:
- the ubiE gene encoding bifunctional demethylmenaquinone methyltransferase/2-methoxy-6-polyprenyl-1,4-benzoquinol methylase UbiE, with the protein product MNSADKPEHAPTNLGSGAMFDAIAARYDTLNRILSLGMDQGWRRKAVAALALEPNAKVLDLATGTGDLAIAIAQTHSDVTVVGVDPSKNMLAEGIRKVDAAGLSGRIELQEGDAQSLSFEDETFDGVTIAFGIRNVPDRAKALREIARVTRLGGRVAVLELSEPRGGMLGVLARTYVHEIVPRVGGFLSGAKEYRYLQKSIAAFPPADEFAQMMEDAGLTVLEMSALTFGVAHLYVGTPKRGAARRPEAS
- a CDS encoding 1,4-dihydroxy-2-naphthoate polyprenyltransferase, whose protein sequence is MTEVRAGSLRAWILASRPATLTAAIVPVLVGSAVAHAVGGFRLLPALAALVGAMLIQIATNFANDVFDHEKGADTEDRLGPTRATASGLLTARQMRAALVTTLALTLIPGAYLVWVGGWPIVVIGIASMLSGVAYTGGPYPLGYHGLGDVFVFVFFGLVAVCGTVFVQANSIPLLAWLAASAVGAIATAILVVNNVRDRETDVKAGKRTLAVRLGKRGGIIEYVGLFVVAYAVPVLAIVLTNAGLWVLLPLMTVPLAVHLAIALATKEGRPLNAVLGQTAMLLLVYGVLLSVGLVLSPRGA
- the menD gene encoding 2-succinyl-5-enolpyruvyl-6-hydroxy-3-cyclohexene-1-carboxylic-acid synthase, which gives rise to MSRDQFAWIETFMETLAFAGVRDVVVCPGSRSTPLALAADTTEGFVRHVAVDERAAAFFALGQARVKGRPSAVLCTSGTAGAHFLPAIIEASQSHIPLLVLTADRPWDLVGVAAPQTTDQHALFGVHVRAFLELGLHEASLKDGVAARVAAQAVSGTLSPTPGPVHVNVRLRKPLEPTKPWPHSATRFGANVARGKTRVFMPKVAPSPEAIDTLVEHASRARRGLIVCGPAKLDRPNEPLRDAAVALARATGFVLLAETTSQARFGKTDPNVVECPAFDAILRDPPLCKALETDLILELGAPPTSSNYAAYVEQHAAAPRFVIAAHGWNDPAQDATALVLADPAEVCRAVTDRLLSHTVAPDPRWASAFRRANALVWSFAEKHAGGPSLTEALVARTVVSRCPEGALLAVGNSLPVRDVDLWAPARQTRLDVLHQRGVSGIDGLVAGASGAASVANRPVVLLLGDTSMLHDLSSLVLARHVPGPLVIVVVQNQGGRIFERLPVVHAVDRERFDKYFTMHEAVDLGHAAAAFGIGFVQTDNHETFVQSFDEALRKPGATLIEAVVPPEDGTARAARFRAEVAERLRFLCEEVSR
- a CDS encoding hydroxymethylglutaryl-CoA reductase, degradative — translated: MEPIISSRISGFYRHSPEARLSKLREMELLDATSSEHLARGGSIDVELADRLSENVISTHALPLGLGLNFLINGRDVLVPMATEEPSVVAAASNAARMTRHSGGFVGEADPPIMTAQIQLDDVPEPYAAAARILEAKARLFAMGDEAIPRMVARGGGVRDLEVRVLDEALGILVVHVHVDVGDCMGANTVDSVAEAMAPGVQDLAGGRMGLRILTNLPLRRLVRVRVSVRDEDVGGAELAMGIMRASRFAELDVFRAATHNKGFMNGVDAVALALGQDFRAIEAGAHAYAATSGTYRPISTWKRTSDGLVGSAELPLAVGTVGGLSQAHPGVRAAFDMIRVNSSGELAIVMASVGLASNLAALRALAGEGIQLGHMRLHERKRALEPNEQPLRSATNGRHSEGSP
- a CDS encoding polyprenyl synthetase family protein, which codes for MSIATYPIKRVAPPSHDVVGSLERGCVDHGIDPLAHRLADLRAFLAGDLDEVDRAIAAVGAGGKTRAEASVRHLLAQDGKRIRPICVALAAHVGRGFTDAARTYAVAVELVHNATLLHDDVVDLGVRRRGAEAARMIYGNAASIFGGDWLLVEALRDIQRVGNADVLGRMLDVVREMVIAESMQLERRGKLDTNVNEYFQIIEGKTASLFRWAMFAGAVAGGVSDAARDALVDYGRKVGVAFQVVDDVLDVAGDAETTGKTLLADLAEGKMTYPMLRALERRPDLAPMLEVACAGGDVAPELGARIATVLRSSGVIEESVELARRLCHEAISALEVVPEGIAKTALVAVARATPERRR
- the aroF gene encoding 3-deoxy-7-phosphoheptulonate synthase; translation: MIVSLRSDADASGVLRELTCRGLWVSRVERGTSGGSVHYVIAPHSQPADPMDLARIDGVLEVTAPAPAHPLVSAQGPVVDVRGVRIGLSQPIFMCGPCSLESEDQVRETAAVLAGSGVSFIRGGAWKPRTSPYSFQGHGDKALEWVRRAADANGLLVVTEALGEGHVSAVAEYADLVQIGSRNMQNFSLLKAIGKTGKPVLLKRGMSSTIDEWLLAGEYLLAHGTKGVIFCERGIRGFDDSTRNLLDLGAVAILRHVHRLPVIVDPSHGAGRRDLVLPLGRAALAAGAAGLMIETHPDPGRALSDGPQAIPLAELGAMVRELGQTVVR
- a CDS encoding isochorismate synthase, which translates into the protein MIELVAQAIERLSQSTAGADDVLAIAVAAPYVPPTRLVAACSGELSVSFWHGSPRTGETPLALVGFGEATRIDGHGPERIAQAADGTRRVFETLREERTREASKAPGPFFLGGLSFRPNAEREPWSAFADASFSLPRWLYVCRGTEAWLWLCVRAERIELDRRVVLGELETLEAAMKGAEQLRQRARASDVPSVVARLDVADRDAFCALVADAIACIHTRATDKIVAVASSRVTFDEPIDAAVVLQRLDEAYPDTTRFAIQRGERVFVGASPERLVARHGRHVDSDALAGTARRGADDATIVRALLSSSKDRREHALVVESIAAVLAARCSSLDVPEEPRIRTLRNVHHLWTPMRGVLRNGTHVLSLVEALHPTPAVAGTPRDRATAWIAEHEPTSRGWYTGAVGYFDAAGDGEFAVAIRAGLVGKRDAFLYAGAGIVEASDPPAEYAETRAKEAPMLAALGIVP